Proteins encoded by one window of Desulfurococcus sp.:
- the aspS gene encoding aspartate--tRNA(Asn) ligase codes for MERLCGWIIRKARVGSVLIVEVSWSGSVKPRVLVFKEDRDREMFKLADSLSVGTAICFEGEVSQAQRSKRGVEYVAVKLEVYGEPRAPLPVDTVGKVPALLDTRVKYRWLLARNPVERAVFRIRASMLKAAREYLESNGFIEVNTPKIVAAGAEGGATLFKIQYFEREAFLSQSPQLYKQILMASFERIYEITPYFRAEKFNTTRHLNESWGIDVEQGFIRGVEDVLDTLENLIAYIIEYVSRNNREELEALGVELKRPARPFKRLRFKEAIDILSSEGVEVSENEDLSDQAERTLGEIMAEKGYDLYFIVGFPWTSTGFYYMREDDRVHTRKFDLDYKGLEVASGGQREHRYERLVEALRDKGLKPEDFEFYLEAFKYGMPPHGGFGLGVERLLMRMLGLENIREAIMFVRDRTRLVP; via the coding sequence TTGGAGAGGCTGTGCGGCTGGATTATACGTAAGGCTAGAGTTGGAAGCGTCCTCATAGTTGAAGTCAGCTGGAGTGGAAGTGTTAAGCCTAGAGTCCTTGTCTTCAAGGAGGATCGTGATAGAGAGATGTTCAAGCTCGCAGACTCCCTTAGCGTGGGGACTGCTATATGCTTTGAAGGCGAGGTATCCCAGGCTCAGAGAAGCAAGCGTGGAGTTGAATACGTTGCTGTGAAGCTAGAGGTTTACGGTGAACCCAGAGCACCCCTACCCGTCGATACTGTCGGCAAGGTTCCAGCTCTACTTGACACGAGAGTAAAGTACAGGTGGCTTCTAGCAAGAAACCCTGTTGAGAGAGCTGTCTTCAGGATTAGAGCCAGCATGCTTAAAGCTGCGAGAGAGTACCTTGAATCAAATGGATTCATAGAGGTGAATACTCCTAAAATTGTTGCCGCTGGCGCTGAAGGAGGAGCAACCCTCTTCAAAATCCAGTACTTTGAGAGAGAAGCCTTCTTAAGCCAGAGCCCCCAGCTATACAAGCAGATCCTCATGGCTAGCTTCGAGAGGATATACGAGATAACACCCTACTTCAGAGCAGAGAAGTTCAATACCACAAGACACCTCAACGAGTCATGGGGTATAGACGTGGAGCAAGGCTTCATAAGAGGCGTAGAAGATGTACTCGACACCCTCGAGAACCTTATAGCATACATAATAGAATACGTGTCCAGGAACAACCGTGAGGAACTAGAAGCTCTCGGAGTAGAGTTAAAGCGACCGGCAAGACCCTTCAAAAGATTAAGATTCAAGGAGGCTATAGATATACTTAGCAGCGAGGGAGTAGAAGTCTCAGAAAACGAGGATCTAAGTGATCAAGCTGAGAGAACACTTGGAGAGATAATGGCTGAGAAAGGTTACGATTTATACTTCATAGTAGGCTTCCCGTGGACTTCAACAGGCTTCTACTACATGAGGGAGGATGATAGAGTACACACCAGGAAGTTTGACTTAGACTACAAGGGGTTAGAGGTAGCAAGCGGCGGGCAGAGAGAACACAGGTACGAGAGGCTTGTTGAAGCTTTAAGAGATAAAGGGTTGAAGCCAGAAGACTTTGAATTCTACCTTGAGGCATTCAAGTACGGTATGCCACCCCATGGAGGATTCGGTCTAGGAGTTGAACGACTACTCATGAGGATGCTAGGCTTAGAGAACATAAGGGAAGCAATAATGTTCGTTAGGGATAGAACAAGGCTTGTACCATAG
- a CDS encoding protein kinase, with translation MNEASELLSEPLNLALLVRKVSIVEPEKLLSCSEILESLVESGTRILEERKGLTYSIIRRDRRILFRILLAGSRILAILEEAAGRVSKGREAFRELQALVSTPGSLCTMAVGLVAPDDLPGDLRVLAEEALSEKAAAPEMWTDRVIYGFKVTRLLGEDEFTFSLEARDQHGNRFTLIVPRPEAFSAFTTLLLNALDAVSYQLMKPSMYGQISTEIAEPGVVEKLSRFTRYLLESRGVIAGLGNGGEYFENPPLVIASFLEGESLPSKTDLASILLVLHRMTGLAAHMNLAGFGFNTLRPVDIVITEDPGEPLGRKPVLANPTSIQRLDSLYRGLYRGLETLDPLSLATRRLASTSNAFMVSMLALNTLLGRPVPEYLQLNKLVLKVIHNIKVDTSVEPGLEEYAENVERILRDAVQSGRVEAGFTVIDRLISQRLESHVAALQNTVPPRILEYLLRTVSLNPDRRYRSPLEAFTSLEKALLEDGYTEILKY, from the coding sequence TTGAATGAAGCGAGCGAGCTTCTCTCAGAGCCTTTGAATCTAGCACTACTAGTAAGAAAAGTAAGCATTGTAGAGCCGGAGAAACTACTCTCATGCAGTGAGATACTAGAGAGTCTTGTTGAATCCGGTACGCGGATCCTCGAGGAGAGAAAAGGGTTAACGTACTCGATTATCAGGCGGGATAGAAGAATACTATTCAGAATACTGCTAGCAGGAAGTAGGATACTAGCTATTCTAGAGGAGGCTGCCGGGCGAGTCAGTAAAGGAAGAGAAGCCTTCAGGGAGCTGCAAGCACTGGTTTCAACACCTGGATCCCTCTGCACTATGGCGGTTGGATTAGTAGCTCCCGACGACCTACCAGGTGATCTAAGAGTGCTCGCCGAGGAAGCTTTAAGCGAGAAGGCTGCAGCCCCAGAGATGTGGACGGATAGAGTTATCTACGGCTTCAAGGTGACCAGGCTACTAGGAGAAGACGAGTTTACATTCAGCTTGGAGGCCCGCGACCAGCACGGCAACAGATTCACCCTCATAGTACCAAGGCCTGAAGCCTTCAGCGCCTTCACAACACTACTATTAAATGCCCTAGATGCTGTAAGCTACCAGTTAATGAAGCCCAGCATGTACGGTCAGATAAGCACTGAGATAGCTGAGCCAGGTGTCGTTGAGAAGCTATCCCGGTTTACAAGGTATCTTTTGGAGAGCAGGGGAGTGATAGCGGGCCTCGGGAATGGGGGAGAATACTTTGAAAACCCCCCACTAGTGATAGCATCATTCCTTGAAGGAGAGAGCTTACCCAGTAAAACTGATCTAGCAAGCATATTACTCGTGCTCCACAGAATGACAGGGCTCGCAGCCCACATGAATCTAGCCGGCTTCGGCTTTAATACTCTCAGGCCAGTAGACATTGTAATCACAGAGGATCCAGGTGAACCCTTAGGCCGTAAGCCAGTGCTAGCTAACCCAACATCAATCCAGAGGCTAGACTCGCTTTACAGAGGGCTCTACAGGGGTCTTGAAACCTTGGATCCACTATCACTCGCCACCAGGAGGCTAGCTTCAACGAGCAACGCGTTCATGGTATCAATGCTCGCGTTAAATACTCTTCTAGGTAGACCTGTACCCGAATACCTCCAGCTCAACAAGCTGGTACTTAAGGTAATACACAATATTAAAGTAGATACATCAGTAGAACCAGGGCTAGAGGAGTACGCTGAAAACGTTGAGAGAATACTGAGAGATGCAGTACAAAGCGGTAGAGTTGAAGCCGGCTTCACAGTAATAGACAGGCTCATCTCACAACGCCTTGAATCCCATGTAGCAGCCCTCCAGAATACTGTGCCCCCCAGAATACTCGAGTATCTGCTGAGAACAGTGAGCTTAAACCCGGATAGAAGATACAGAAGCCCGCTTGAAGCATTCACAAGCCTTGAGAAAGCTCTACTAGAAGACGGGTACACTGAGATCCTAAAGTACTGA
- a CDS encoding helix-turn-helix transcriptional regulator: protein MPEPKAYSRLTRKLTVENLWLYVVKILLDKGEPMRAYDIKIELRERFGINPPAITVYTAIYRMVRDGVLTRRQRGDEAVYTVSERGLEAFKKALVFMEEVLSKLKI, encoded by the coding sequence TTGCCTGAGCCTAAAGCATACTCCAGGCTGACTAGGAAGCTGACAGTCGAGAACCTCTGGCTCTACGTGGTTAAAATACTCTTAGATAAAGGTGAGCCTATGAGAGCCTACGATATAAAAATCGAGCTTAGAGAGAGATTTGGGATCAATCCTCCCGCAATAACAGTCTACACAGCTATCTACAGGATGGTTAGAGACGGAGTGCTCACCAGGAGGCAGAGAGGAGATGAAGCCGTGTACACGGTGTCCGAGAGAGGCTTAGAGGCATTCAAGAAGGCGTTAGTCTTCATGGAGGAGGTGCTGAGCAAGCTTAAGATCTAG
- a CDS encoding myo-inositol-1-phosphate synthase, producing the protein MIRVAVVGQGLVALHFEVGLEKLRSNEIPDYGVPLRDWLPYKYSDIEIVASYDVDESKVGKTVYELARRDYPSSQIPGSLKDIVVRRGIHLNSLKGLPVKARGREEGRSVREAVMELVDEWKSLNVDVVVNVMTTEPVEPVGNPAVIKTTALNGDLTASQTYAYATALYSSMHKPAAFVNAIPSPIANDPGFVELCREWKCVIFGDDGSTGATPLTADLLEHMYERNRRVIDIAQFNIGGNTDFLALTLPERNLMKKKTKSAVVEDILGYEAPNYIRPTGYLEPLGDKKFVAMIVEYYSFGEFKDEVYIVARINDSPALAGLLVDLVRLGRIALDRQVYGTVYEVNAFYMKKPGPAGSKVISKYHAFQRLLEWTGIRDPRYK; encoded by the coding sequence TTGATACGTGTAGCAGTTGTAGGACAAGGCCTCGTAGCCCTTCACTTCGAGGTTGGATTAGAGAAGCTTAGAAGCAATGAGATACCAGACTACGGTGTCCCGTTGAGAGACTGGCTCCCCTACAAGTACAGTGACATTGAGATCGTGGCCTCCTACGACGTCGATGAATCAAAAGTAGGGAAGACCGTCTACGAGCTAGCTAGAAGAGACTACCCGAGCTCCCAGATACCAGGTTCACTTAAAGATATAGTGGTTAGAAGAGGCATCCACCTCAACAGCTTGAAAGGGCTGCCTGTGAAGGCTAGAGGAAGGGAAGAAGGTAGGAGTGTCAGAGAGGCTGTAATGGAGCTGGTAGACGAGTGGAAGAGCCTTAACGTAGATGTAGTTGTAAACGTCATGACAACTGAGCCTGTTGAACCCGTGGGGAACCCAGCAGTAATTAAAACTACAGCTTTAAACGGTGATTTAACAGCAAGCCAGACGTACGCTTACGCTACAGCCCTATACTCCTCGATGCACAAGCCTGCAGCATTTGTAAACGCGATCCCCTCCCCGATAGCTAATGACCCGGGCTTCGTGGAGCTCTGCAGGGAGTGGAAGTGCGTTATATTCGGTGACGACGGTTCAACAGGGGCTACTCCTCTCACAGCTGACCTGCTAGAACACATGTACGAGAGGAACAGGAGGGTTATAGATATAGCTCAATTCAATATCGGAGGTAACACAGACTTCCTAGCTCTCACTCTCCCCGAGAGAAACTTGATGAAGAAGAAGACGAAGAGTGCTGTAGTCGAGGATATACTAGGCTACGAGGCACCAAACTACATTAGGCCTACAGGATACCTTGAACCTCTTGGAGACAAGAAGTTCGTTGCAATGATAGTAGAGTACTATAGTTTCGGAGAGTTCAAGGATGAAGTATACATTGTAGCGAGAATAAATGATAGTCCAGCTCTCGCAGGCCTCCTCGTAGACTTAGTAAGGCTTGGGAGAATAGCTTTAGATAGACAGGTCTACGGTACAGTATACGAGGTGAACGCATTCTACATGAAGAAGCCGGGGCCAGCCGGCTCTAAGGTCATCTCGAAATACCATGCATTCCAGAGGCTCCTCGAGTGGACTGGGATAAGAGACCCGAGATACAAGTAG